The proteins below are encoded in one region of Struthio camelus isolate bStrCam1 chromosome 11, bStrCam1.hap1, whole genome shotgun sequence:
- the LOC104154219 gene encoding BTB/POZ domain-containing protein KCTD12, protein MALADSASCAKPNEDFPFPEIIELNVGGQVYITRHPTLVSVPGSLLWEMFTQKNIRSLARDSKGRFFVDRDGFLFRYILDYMRDQQLVLPDHFPERSRLQREAEYFMLPELVKMLAPKLSKQNSIGDDPCQSDPEELSPNADAARNLASAGATLTSAVAGAPGGSVTTSTGAVGTEIRRSGFITIGYRGSYTLGRDSQTDAKFRRVARIMVCGKTSLAKEVFGDTLNESRDPDRPPERYTSRYYLKFTFLEQAFDKLADAGFHMVACNSTGTCAFAHDQTDDKIWTSYTEYVFYRE, encoded by the coding sequence ATGGCTCTGGCAGACAGTGCAAGCTGTGCCAAACCCAACGAGGACTTCCCTTTCCCTGAGATCATTGAACTCAATGTGGGTGGACAAGTCTATATCACCCGCCATCCCACACTGGTCAGTGTGCCTGGCTCACTGCTCTGGGAGATGTTCACACAGAAGAACATCCGCTCCTTGGCCCGTGACAGCAAGGGACGGTTCTTCGTGGATCGAGATGGCTTCCTCTTCCGTTACATCTTGGATTATATGAGGGACCAGCAGCTAGTGCTGCCTGACcacttcccagagaggagccgtCTGCAGCGAGAAGCCGAGTACTTCATGTTGCCAGAGCTTGTGAAGATGCTGGCCCCCAAGCTCAGCAAACAGAACTCTATTGGAGACGATCCATGCCAAAGTGACCCAGAGGAGCTGTCACCCAACGCTGATGCCGCTCGCAATCTAGCTTCTGCCGGTGCCACACTCACTAGTGCTGTAGCTGGTGCCCCTGGGGGCTCAGTCACCACCAGCACGGGCGCTGTTGGCACTGAAATCCGCAGGTCAGGTTTCATCACCATTGGCTACCGGGGCTCCTACACCCTGGGCAGGGACAGCCAGACGGATGCCAAATTCCGCAGGGTGGCGCGGATCATGGTTTGTGGCAAGACATCACTGGCCAAGGAAGTCTTTGGGGATACCTTGAATGAGAGCAGGGACCCAGACAGGCCCCCAGAGAGGTACACCTCCAGGTACTACCTCAAGTTCACCTTCCTGGAGCAAGCCTTCGACAAACTGGCTGATGCTGGCTTCCACATGGTGGCCTGCAACTCCACAGGCACCTGTGCCTTCGCCCATGACCAGACAGATGACAAGATCTGGACCTCTTACACCGAATATGTTTTCTATCGTGagtga